gattcacaaatggcaaataagacaaatagatcaacctccaagataacacgaggaacacacacacggaagataaatgggatccgcacaaccaaggggtgagctcgaAGATATCGAAACACGAGAAAAGCTCTTGTCgtacggatactagagagacgctagctcgattgcactaatgggctagatacgctagtACACCAACCTAATAGAGAATCCACTCGTCTCACTCTCCCAAATATGCATATgtatgtggtgaccaagatgatgcacGTATGCGAAGGCTCGATactattgcttataagctctttgcttctcttctcttttgcttaaaagctttttatctctctctcttttttttcaacTATGCCACGATGCTTGATATGCGAGCCACACAACGAGGTAACAAGTAGTAGATGCATGGGATGGACAGAACACTAAATGGTGCACTAAGACGTGGCCCGGCAATACTTaacaagctagtctcgatgggtaagctacgcaaaatggctcgaagctatcaagttaatggcaagggagtacaaagtgtcgtcgaggttaccgtccttgcttacggtcgaAGATGATCTTGTCGAAGCCGAAGTGTTGTCCGAGTCGATGATTGGTGGCGATGATGATACCAAGTTgcgcctaagtagccaaaacaccttaggacacaagagaaaACGCAACCGAACACTCAACAAACACGTGAAATGGTGCGGAAGAACACGAGATGTGGTGGTGAAACAGAatgagaaaaatagaaaaatggCCGAAAGTTCCTGGATAgctcgtgcgcacggggtaagtgaggcccgtgtgcatggggtcccgtgtgcacggggtctcccgAGAGCGGATGAACTGCTCTGATTTCGTGGTGATTGCAAGTTTTTGGCCAAATTCTAGTGGGGGATGGGTGGGGATGATGGTGGaggggtagatccacttgccaaacaccaaattcgtggatcaaatcaaccaaatctcacaagatcaacaaattgcaagaaaaatttttggggctatttttggtggggatttctggattaggacgaaaaacaaaaaaatcaagctagaaagtggaaGGTAGGGACTCCAAGGTGTGAAttaacgtggctcatgataccatatgatgtagggtagaaccctagtaaggaccttttcacacttggagggggaaaaggagagaaatcactagaacaacaacaacacaaaTATGAACACAAAGagacaatcactccaacaattcccgattacacatccactaaactaacaacacaagatccacaagtctcaaacacaatcaaaggaaatatacaatggcaaagttcatcccaaattcaaaggaagaggggtcttggtggtagtcttctcccaatggaggtcttgaaatcctcaaggattcttccctatggggtcttgatcctcaaagagggaaggtaatggagcaaagctcaccaagatctcatctaatactttgctaaccctaaacatggtcctaggtacggaatatatagccttggggtcgaaggagaagaagtggagccgaagatgcaatctcagccggccatcctgggaggcccgtgcgcacggggtaagttgggcccgtgcgcacgggggtcccgtgggcacagtacagtcccgtgcgcacggggtgctccagcgcctgtttcctgtgtagcccgtgggcacggggtctcgggggcccgtgcgcacggggtaaccTGGGACTTGCTGTTTTGCTGCTGTTGCACTTCGTCTTGATCCGGGCGGCCTTGGggtgcttctccttcttcttggggatgctcctgagcttcttggtgatgttccacttcatacctaagtaggcatagcatattttggtgaggtagtagatatgttccatttgtgtccatatgcaagtctagtaggaaggagttcacctcggtttccaaagcacgtgctctagctcttgtcatgggtccttgtggggttggatgtgtcaatgtagagtccatggggatgatggaaggatgctccgcatcatctggtatcagagccaggttgcgcaaatcatgtaaaggaagcatggcaatatcatcacatgaaaaacataagccaatgaccatcatctcgtcatctatgccataagtgcaaatgggatttattttaatggggcatgcatagttactatgttgagattgaaatgatgcaatatgggagatctcactcatagcatatgacaagttcaatggattgtcaaacatgacgtgaccaatagaattttcacaagatatcctatgaagcatagcatcagaactaggcaactcaacatgctcatcatcatattcatcataaataggtaagtcaaggcatgaaggagtttcactagcatgaagcatggcaataggtgggtcaacattATGGGATcaatcgatgtcaagagagtccactagtgggacaagagaagcaccatcacctatgttacctttggagtgtcgctcatgtgttgtaggtgaggtgttgaagatcgtctcattgtcatcttcatcttgatggaaccatgtggggggtgcatcatcgtccaccatggccgtcATTTtgtccattggagggatggactcatggaggataggcatgtcgtcatgtaggaaacctagcaccaaagaagaaaacacactaggagtagaggttaagtcgttagaaatcatggtggcctcacatgccgtgtcaactatctcactcactaagtgttgtggctcactcactccctcaaggatgcactcactcatattgttggtggagtcactcaaatggcgctcaacctcacataggatgtgtggcatgctctcttgtgtggggctagtggtggtcacactcatcctctcataggaaatgctctcaatgtcacatatggtggagtcactcatgtcactcatgtggtggtggctctcctcacatgacaaatgggtcatctcatgatatgtgggtgtcggagagatgttggtgcaaatgtctccatgctcaactactatcgtcgccttggttgaagggatagtcccatgctcaaccttcttgtcaccgtcttgttgttggaggcccatatgatgtggcacctcatagcttgtctccatgaccgaagggaatgtcccatgcttggccttcttccttgaggggcttccgaagatggaagtgtcgccctcgctcgtaggtggttgccttggacttgatgaagtcgttgtaggcgtactcgtgggaagtaggcaaagatgccgtacgtccaaaggcgaagatgccttgatagcacttggcgaagatgccaaagtggttggtgtagccgtagcgctgtcttggtggtggtcgtctcgcggtcttcttttgttctcttgaagcttggacttggcgtgaagtagggcttgttgggacttgtgcacttgcgcttgtggagcatcttcatgatcatgatgtcgttgtcgtgcttgagcttgtgggcgttcgtcgtcgtcgtgcacatgatgcttggaggtgacttgcccttcatgacgatgtggatcgcGAAAGTGATGGtagtcgccatgtagatgtggacttggacgacttgcgcttgcatctttttcgcgctccgaagacttgtggcttgaatgtcgccgccttgaagatgacgaagtggaagaagacttgatcaagattctaatctcctccatccttgcatcgtgctcctctttatgtgcggaaagcttcttgtctaTGTAGTCCCTTTttcttgcttcggagtgacgaatgtcgatggagatgttctcgatgcgctctcgcaatcttgattgtgcgccttgcatttgtcgttgtagatcgaagatggacgctttggtgatgtagttgttcaagccgtcgttgttgtcgtagaccggagaggaaatgccttgcctatccatcacaagactcgagcaaaggtgagtaggaaatgagataaacaataccaagctaccttttcccaaagttgaggatgtatcttgtatcactcaatgtgaaatgaaagaatagtggaattggtaccggacttgttcactcacacctacaagtaaaagctTACGGTAGAGctcagtgaggatagtggcacaaaaatttgatgcaaaatgttagcaagagtcaataatgttggaaaagattcacaaattcgcaagtgaaacaagtagaccaatagcaaatatggtacacggaaacacacacacagatagataaatggggtcgtgcaaccaaggaatgagcacaaaatgtggagtccacggaaaacgctcgtgttgcacaactcaagagagacgctagcacgattgcttaatcggcggatacgacacttgtgcacaacctataagatgcaaaatggataaacttctatcccaagtatgctatgtatgtatggttcccggtgtttctctcaagatgatccaagatgatcggatatgacaatcttatgtgcaatggggtatgatgctatggcacttgcttacaagcttctttgctctctttcttttgctgaaaagcttattctctttctttttttatggccaatttgcacaatgcacaaaccaagatagcaattgtgtatatacgGGAACGATATTGTGATACAATGGATGatgtgataccaatatgatatggtatgtatgcaatggaatggtggatcactaatgtgcacaagtaacgttgccggcaatactcaaatggctagtctcgataggcaagtaacgcaaaatgagctaggggttaacaatgcaatttgcaagggaatatacaatggtgtcgtcgaggttaccgtcctttgcgatgatgagtagcggtgttcttgatgtagataccaagataaTGTAGACTCGTccgtaagtagccgaaacaccttaggaaacggtaaaaaccgcaaactcaaaatctcaaatgacaaatgttaAATGGTGGAAGTGGAAATggcaatgtggaagtggtggtggtggttggtgaagaagcaaccgtccctaagtagctgaaacaccttaggagactcacgtcgccactcaaacaaccacaaatgctaaatggagcaaaatgggttaggttgcggaaggcggTGGTGAtgtagcggatgatatggtggagggcctaggcaaagatgccaaaatgttaaaattttgatggagtcaaatggtgatggagcctatctaggtggatgggggatgtcaatagctactcaacgagctaaagaacgcgaaaatcggactccggatgtggaagttacgGGCAAAATGGTGAACTGCACGCGGCTGCTGTAggggggccgtgcgcacggggtctagggcccgtgggcacggggacccgtgcgcacggtacaagcaccgagggcacggggtcacctgggacatgCGGGTTTGGCGGATTTCTTGGCGATCTGGGCTCCAAGCGGATGGATCTCGTGGATGGGGTGTAGCTGGAGTTATGGGGGTGGTATGGGGTGGTGGGACAGAGGTCGAAGCGCACTGGAAgggccgtgtgcacggggtctggccggcccgtgtgcacggggtcctcgAGGAGCGGATGAACAGCTCCGGATCCGTGGCAAATCTCGCACATGAGGTCAAATTCGAAGGGTGGAAGGTGGGGGAAGGTGGTAGAGGGGTAGATCTATTTGCTAAACaccaaatccatggaccaaatccaacaaaatctcatcaaaccaacaaatcacaaaaaaattggggctatttttgatggggattttcgaatttaggacgaaatcacacaaaatcaagctagaaaacacggggtaggggctccaaaaacgtgatcaacgtggctcatgataccgtatgatgtagggtggaaccctatggagagatctttcacgaattggaggtggaatcccaagaacaagatgaacaaaagAGGAAAAACAaggggaacactcaagaacaagtcaaatcacacatccactagacaatcaaacacataagatccacaaggtacatgaacaacaaaagaaaataagatacatggtagagttcatcccaaatcttatgaaggagatgagggcttgatgatctagatagatccttccctcaagggggtcttcatccactagggatcttctccaaaggaggCCTTGAACTACAATGAACTCCAATGGagtggaatcccacaaggggaggtacatacGAGCTAAGCTCTAGTGTTTAGATCTAATCTTAGCTGAACAAAACAAATGGGGGAGTACATTTGTAGAAGCGTACTGAAATCCATATTAGCCTGGCATTCGTGAGAGGCACTGACAATACAAGGCCACTGGACCGTCATAAATTAATGAGCCTTATCAATTTGGTAGCACCTTTCTCTAATATCGGATGATATTTGGATTATCGGTAGTTTCCACTTTTCCGTCACGCCGTCACGGCGTCACACGGCACCGCGTGTCTAAACCGGAGATGAGTGAACGGCACTCCACTTCATGTGGAATCATGGATCGCACCCAAGGGACAAAAGCTGTCATCACCATGGCCTTCCAGCGCTAAACAAAGTCCAAAACATAACAAAGGCGTAGCCCTGTTCTGTTTTCCCCTTTCGTCGTCCCTCGTTTTCCGGGCGCATACAGACACGCCGCCCAATTTATTACTACTCCTAGAGTGGTAGCACTCCGACGTACTCCTGGCGAACAGCTCACGCTCCACACTGATCCCACTCACTCGACCGAGCCAGCCCAAACCTCCAAGATTTAACGCCGCCGTCTTCAAAAGCCACCCACAGGGATCCCTCCCGTCGTCTCTCTTCTCCTCGATCGATCCGAAGATGGCTTCTGCTGCCCGCGTGCTGGCGCCAAtggcgctgctgctctcgctcgtgctccagctcgcggcggcggccgccgcggtgTCGCCTCCCGGTCCCAGCCCCACCTTCCCGGGCGACAAGGCCGCGCTGGCGTCGCTGAAATCCGCCGTGGACGCGGCCACCATCCCATCCTACTCCTGCCTCGCCTCGTGGGACTTCGCCCGCGACCCCTGCGCCGCCTTCCCCTGCGGCGTCCACTGCAACACGCCCCCCAACTCGTCTCACCAGCGCGTCGCCGGCGTCTCCCTCGACCCCGCGGGGTACTCCGGCACGCTCCCGGCGCCCGTCCTCGCCTCGCTCCCTTTCCTCCAGACCCTCTCCCTCCGTGGCAACAGCTTCCACGGCTCGCTGCCGGCGGGGGTGGCGCTGCCTCCGAGCCTCCGCGTCCTCGTCCTCTCCGGCAACGACTTCACCGGCGAGATACCGGCGTCCCTCTTCACCCCGGCCTCGTCGCTCGACGAGCTCGACCTCTCCCGCAACGCGTTCACCGGAGGGATACCGCCTCAGATCGCGTCCTTGGGCTCCCTGACGCGAATGGAGCTGCAGCACAACCGCCTCAGCGGGAGCCTGCCGTCGATGGGCAAGATGCGCTCGCTCGTCCACCTCGACGTCAGCGACAACAAGCTGTCCGGCCCGGTGCTGGACGCGCCCGGGCGGCTGCCTCCGACGGTCCTGGCCGTCGTGGCGCGTGACAACAGGCTCTCTGGGCCGTTGCAAGCTGCGGCCTTCCACGCTCTCCCTGAGATGCAGGTGCTGGACCTCACCAACAATGCGGTCACCGGCGCGGTCCCCGGCGCCGCGTTCGAACACCCGGCGCTGGCGCAGCTGCGGCTGGGATCCAACCAGCTCGGGACGGTGGAGGAGGCGTCGAACGGCGTCGCGTCGAGCCAGCTCCTGGAGGTGGACCTCAGCGGCAACAGAATCACGGGGCGGCTGCCCAGGTGCCTCGGGGCGATTCCGCGTCTCAGGACGGTGGGGCTCGACCGGAACCGGTTCGTCGGAGGCGTGCCGAAGCAGTACGCCGTTCGCGCCGCGGCGGTGGAGGTCGTCGACGGGAAGGCGCCGTTTGCGAGGCTGATGCTGCAGGGGAACTACCTCTGCGGAGCCCTGCCGCGTGAGCTGAGGCAGATGAAGGAGGGCGGTGTTATGGTGAGCCTGGCGG
Above is a window of Triticum aestivum cultivar Chinese Spring chromosome 6B, IWGSC CS RefSeq v2.1, whole genome shotgun sequence DNA encoding:
- the LOC123137779 gene encoding probable inactive leucine-rich repeat receptor kinase XIAO, which encodes MASAARVLAPMALLLSLVLQLAAAAAAVSPPGPSPTFPGDKAALASLKSAVDAATIPSYSCLASWDFARDPCAAFPCGVHCNTPPNSSHQRVAGVSLDPAGYSGTLPAPVLASLPFLQTLSLRGNSFHGSLPAGVALPPSLRVLVLSGNDFTGEIPASLFTPASSLDELDLSRNAFTGGIPPQIASLGSLTRMELQHNRLSGSLPSMGKMRSLVHLDVSDNKLSGPVLDAPGRLPPTVLAVVARDNRLSGPLQAAAFHALPEMQVLDLTNNAVTGAVPGAAFEHPALAQLRLGSNQLGTVEEASNGVASSQLLEVDLSGNRITGRLPRCLGAIPRLRTVGLDRNRFVGGVPKQYAVRAAAVEVVDGKAPFARLMLQGNYLCGALPRELRQMKEGGVMVSLADNCLLKCPHKFFFCQGPPQKNRDTCPKCEP